The following DNA comes from Candidatus Eremiobacterota bacterium.
CCAGCGCGAGGGCCGCGAAGGGCAGCACCGACTCCGGGACCACGGACGTCGGCGGGATGAGGCGCGTGTCGCCGATCCCCGCGGTCCCGTCATAGAGCATCGACGGCTTGCCGCCGGTGCTGTGGGTCAGGGTCACCGCGAGGCACAGCGAACCCCCCGCCGGAACCGACAGCGCGGCCTGGCTTGCGCTGGTGGTGACCGTCAATGGGCTGCCGGGGTTGGCGGTCGAGTTGCCGTACTGGGCGGCAAACGTCGTGCCGGCATTGGGGACCGACGCGCTGAACCCGGCGCAGCTCGCGCCGGCCGACACGCCGACGGTCAGCGACACTGTGTCGACGGTGTTTCCGTTGCCGCCAGTCCAGTTGAAGACGAACGTCCAGGCGCCGGCCGCGACGGTCTGCGCCGGAATGCCCGAGAACGCGAAGACCGTGGTGACGCCGCCCGATTGCGACTGGACCTGGCAGGGCGTGGACCGCGTGCCGGCGACCTGGTCGATGGTGCTGGCGCCTGAGCAGTTCGGGGCGGTCCCGGCCCTGTGCAGGAACAGCGGGTTGCCGGCAGCCTCGCTCACCGGCGCGCGGGTCGCGGCCCAGGCGAGGCCGAGGATCGCCAGGACGAGCGCGAAGGCGACGATCCAGCCGATCCTGGGCGTCCTGGTGCTGACCGGCGGGCGCGCCATGCTCATGTGGGGCTGCACGGCCGGATTCGCGCCCCGCCCATCGCGGGTTCCCAGCAGCCAGCGCCGCAGCATGCGAAGCCGGCGGAGGTGGTGGACCTCGTCCGTGATGCGCCCGGTCTTCGGCGTGCGAAACCAGGGACCCTCGTCCCTGCTGATCAGGCCCTTCAGCGCCGCCCAGCCCTGGAACGGGACCAGGGCGAACGAAAGCACCAGCGCGCCGAGCACGCCCGAGAGGTCGCGGCGCGGCGCCTCCTCGAGAATCAGCCCGCCGAGATTCATCAGCGGCAGCGCGAAGATGTTGGAGAAGAGCAGCGACCAGCCCAGCACCGCGGTCCAGCCGGGAACGTGCGTCGAGAAGACGACCTCGGACAGGAACCAGCTGACCGAGCCCAGGACGAAAAGGGCCGCCTGCAGGTAGTAAGTCGCGTCGTAGGCGAACTCGAGCTTCTCGAGCGGGCTGACGAAGGGCGACAGCATGATCGGCCAGAACCACTTCCGGACGTTGTGGGTGTGGCCCTCGGCCCAGCGCATGCGCTGCCGGGCCAGCCGGGAGAAGGTCGCCACGCACTCGGCCGGCGTCTCCGCCCATGGGGTGTACGCCACCTTGTACCCGCGCGCGTAGAGCTTCAGCGTGAGCTCCCAGTCCTCGGTGAGGCTGGTGCCCCACCCGACCTCGCGCAGGATGTCCGCGCGGATCATGTACGCGGTGCCGGCGACCATCTTCAGGGAGCCGATGGCGTCCTGGAATGGGCGCTCGATCATGTAGCTGCCGGCGTACTCGGCGCGGACCGCTTCGGTCAGCCAGCTCTCGGACTTGTTCAGGACATGCCACTGGTAGCTCTGGACCGCCGCCACGTCGTCGCGGCGCCGCGGCCCGCTTCCGTTGCCCTCATAGAAATAAGGAAGGAAGCGATCGATCGAGTCCGGAAACGGCATCGAGTCGGCGTCGAACACGACGACGTACTCGGCGCGAGGATCCATCGCCCTCAGGGCGGCGTCGAGCGCCCCGCCCTTGAAGCCCTGGCGCGACGCGCGGTGGATGATCTTGAACCGCGGGGTGCCCTGCCAGCGCTGGAGGATCTCGACCGATTCGTCGTTCGAGTCGTCGACGACGATGACCTCGTACTCCGGATACTCGAGGTGCGCCAACGAAGCCATGAGCCGTTCGATGACGCGCTTCTCGTTGAAGGCGGCAACGTGGACCGACACGAACGGGTGGTAGCCGAGGTCGACGTGATACCCGTTGCCGTTCCCGTTTCCGTTGCGGCCGCGCGTGATCCCGCTGAGGCCTGAGGCGTGCTGCCTGCCGTTGCCGTTGCCGCCACCGCTGCGCCTGCCACCGGACACCAGCGCGGAGAGCAGCACCATGAAGGTGCTGAGGTAGTACTTGACCGCGTACGCGAAGAAGACGGCGCCCAGCAGGAGGCCCGCGAACGCGAGGCCGTAGGCGACCGCGTCGCGCGTCGAATGTAGGTGCGCCTGGGTGAAGAGGTCGACGAACCCGCGGACGATCGCGACGACCGGAAGCACGGCCATCGCCATGCCGAGCACGAGCACCGCGTCGAGGACGGTCGACCACAAAAGGTCGGCGCCGTGAGACCCGCGGCGCAAGGTCCAGACGACGCCGGCGACCAGCGCCACGCCCACGAGCGCCGCCACCAGGCCGAGCGGCTGTCTCAGGATTGCGGCCGCAAAGGTGCCGACGGCCGCGAGGACTCCGCCTCCGGCGAGGCACAAAGCGAAGACCGGTCGACGCATCAGGACCTGGTTCCCTCTCCCTTGAGCTGCTCAGCGGGGGCGGCGGGATCGAGCGAGCGCTCGATCAGAGCCCGGTGGGTGTCCGGGCCGTCGGCTGCCTCCCTTGAACGCGGCGTAGTGTGCAATGTGGGCGCTGAGCCAACGCATCATTAGCACCTTGGGCTCGGCCCTGCCAATAGGCACCCTTGGAACTTCGAGAGTGGCATCGGTGCTTTGTCGTCGAAAATGCGCAGAAAAACCTGTGTAAGCGCGGCAGTGCCAACCTAGACTCAACCGTGCGAGGCAATCAGCTCGTCGCTGACGGTTTCCTCGAACTTAATCAGAACCTCACCCCCCGCAGCCAAGCTCGGTGCCGGTGTCGAGAAATCGCCCGGCCCGAGTTTTTTTATGCGCAGAATCACGCATAACGTGTTAAGCACCGGCTAAAGTGTCGGGTTAGCGAATCTTGCCTTCACCCCTCCCTTGAGCCCTCCTCCCTCACCGGGGGAGGGCCGGAGGGACTCGCAGCACTTCACCGAGCTGCGCCTCCGGCTCAGGCTTGCCGATGAGAAACCCCTGCGCCGCGTCGCAGCCGGCCTCCACGAGCATCGCCTCCGCATCCGCCGCCTCCACACCCTCCGCGATCACCCTCATCCCGAGGTTGTGGCCGAGGCCGATGGCCGAGCGCACGATCGCCGAGGCGTCCGGGTCTGAGGGAAGCGTCTTCACGAAGGACCTGTCGACCTTGATCTCCTGCACCGGCAGCC
Coding sequences within:
- a CDS encoding glycosyltransferase is translated as MRRPVFALCLAGGGVLAAVGTFAAAILRQPLGLVAALVGVALVAGVVWTLRRGSHGADLLWSTVLDAVLVLGMAMAVLPVVAIVRGFVDLFTQAHLHSTRDAVAYGLAFAGLLLGAVFFAYAVKYYLSTFMVLLSALVSGGRRSGGGNGNGRQHASGLSGITRGRNGNGNGNGYHVDLGYHPFVSVHVAAFNEKRVIERLMASLAHLEYPEYEVIVVDDSNDESVEILQRWQGTPRFKIIHRASRQGFKGGALDAALRAMDPRAEYVVVFDADSMPFPDSIDRFLPYFYEGNGSGPRRRDDVAAVQSYQWHVLNKSESWLTEAVRAEYAGSYMIERPFQDAIGSLKMVAGTAYMIRADILREVGWGTSLTEDWELTLKLYARGYKVAYTPWAETPAECVATFSRLARQRMRWAEGHTHNVRKWFWPIMLSPFVSPLEKLEFAYDATYYLQAALFVLGSVSWFLSEVVFSTHVPGWTAVLGWSLLFSNIFALPLMNLGGLILEEAPRRDLSGVLGALVLSFALVPFQGWAALKGLISRDEGPWFRTPKTGRITDEVHHLRRLRMLRRWLLGTRDGRGANPAVQPHMSMARPPVSTRTPRIGWIVAFALVLAILGLAWAATRAPVSEAAGNPLFLHRAGTAPNCSGASTIDQVAGTRSTPCQVQSQSGGVTTVFAFSGIPAQTVAAGAWTFVFNWTGGNGNTVDTVSLTVGVSAGASCAGFSASVPNAGTTFAAQYGNSTANPGSPLTVTTSASQAALSVPAGGSLCLAVTLTHSTGGKPSMLYDGTAGIGDTRLIPPTSVVPESVLPFAALAL